In Pongo abelii isolate AG06213 chromosome 5, NHGRI_mPonAbe1-v2.0_pri, whole genome shotgun sequence, a single genomic region encodes these proteins:
- the FOXF2 gene encoding forkhead box protein F2, which yields MTTEGGPPPPPPRPPPAPLRRACSPVPGALQAALMSPPPAAAAAAALETTSSSSSSSSSASCASSSSSSNSASAPSAACKSAGGGGGGGAGAGSGGAKKASSGLRRPEKPPYSYIALIVMAIQSSPSKRLTLSEIYQFLQARFPFFRGAYQGWKNSVRHNLSLNECFIKLPKGLGRPGKGHYWTIDPASEFMFEEGSFRRRPRGFRRKCQALKPMYHRVVSGLGFGASLLPQGFDFQAPPSAPLGCHSQGGYGGLDMMPAGYDAGAGAPSHAHPHHHHHHHVPHMSPNPGSTYMASCPVPAGPGGVGAAGGGGGGGDYGPDSSSSPVPSSPAMASAIECHSPYTSPAAHWSSPGASPYLKQPPALTPSSNPAASAGLHSSMSSYSLEQSYLHQNAREDLSVGLPRYQHHSTPVCDRKDFVLNFNGISSFHPSASGSYYHHHHQSVCQDIKPCVM from the exons ATGACCACCGAGGGcgggccgccgccgcccccgccgcgcCCGCCGCCGGCCCCGCTCCGCCGCGCGTGCAGCCCGGTCCCCGGCGCGCTCCAGGCCGCCCTGATgagcccgccgcccgccgccgccgccgccgccgccctggagaccacctcctcctcctcctcgtcgtCGTCCTCCGCCTCCTGCGCCTCGTCCTCGTCCTCCTCCAATTCGGCCAGCGCCCCCTCGGCCGCCTGCAAGAgtgcgggcggcggcggcggcggcggcgcgggcgcCGGGAGCGGGGGCGCCAAGAAGGCGAGCTCGGGGCTGCGGCGGCCCGAGAAGCCGCCCTACTCGTACATCGCGCTCATCGTCATGGCCATCCAGAGCTCGCCCAGCAAGCGCCTGACGCTCAGCGAGATCTACCAGTTCCTGCAGGCGCGCTTCCCCTTCTTCCGCGGCGCCTACCAGGGCTGGAAGAACTCCGTGCGCCACAATCTCTCGCTCAACGAGTGCTTCATCAAGCTGCCTAAGGGCCTCGGGCGGCCCGGCAAGGGCCACTACTGGACCATCGACCCGGCCAGCGAGTTCATGTTCGAGGAGGGCTCGTTCCGCCGCCGGCCGCGCGGCTTCAGGCGGAAGTGCCAGGCGCTCAAGCCCATGTACCACCGCGTGGTGAGCGGCTTGGGCTTCGGGGCCTCGCTGCTGCCCCAGGGCTTCGACTTCCAGGCGCCCCCGTCGGCGCCGCTCGGCTGCCACAGCCAGGGCGGCTACGGCGGCCTCGACATGATGCCCGCGGGCTACGACGCCGGCGCGGGCGCCCCAAGCCACGcgcaccctcaccaccaccaccaccaccacgtcCCGCACATGTCGCCCAACCCGGGTTCCACCTACATGGCCAGCTGCCCGGTGCCCGCGGGACCCGGGGGCGTCGGTGCGGCCGGGGGCGGTGGGGGCGGCGGAGACTACGGGCcagacagcagcagcagcccggTACCCTCGTCCCCGGCCATGGCGAGCGCCATCGAATGCCACTCGCCCTACACGAGCCCTGCGGCGCACTGGAGCTCGCCTGGCGCCTCGCCTTACCTCAAGCAGCCGCCCGCCCTGACGCCGAGCAGCAACCCCGCCGCCTCTGCAGGCCTGCACTCCAGCATGTCCTCCTACTCGCTGGAGCAGAGCTACTTGCACCAGAACGCTCGCGAGGACCTCTCAG tgGGACTGCCCCGTTACCAGCATCACTCTACTCCAGTGTGTGACAGAAAAGATTTCGTCCTCAACTTCAATGGGATTTCTTCTTTCCATCCCTCAGCTAGCGGGTCgtattatcaccatcaccaccagagCGTCTGTCAGGATATTAAGCCCTGCGTCATGTGA